In the Leguminivora glycinivorella isolate SPB_JAAS2020 chromosome 14, LegGlyc_1.1, whole genome shotgun sequence genome, one interval contains:
- the LOC125233382 gene encoding lipase 1-like translates to MCQSLLVLPFLLAVVTAGRSPHADLVDKLERSPEGGRYSSNIFEDGRLDLESVIRKYQYPYESHHVVTEDGYILGAVRIPHGRDQNNQPGSKTVVLILHGLLSSCADFVLLGPGQALAYMLAEEGYDVWLLNSRGNFHSRNHTTLDPNRRGDISFWNFSWDEMGRYDIPAYLDYILELTGQEKVHYIGHSQGSTSFLVAMSMRPEYNEKIISFQGLAPAAFFYNNRNPFYLNIAPFERVLESLANQIGIYEVLGRNDVLTPILMQICRDGIATQALCRLLIQYDKSEGVFNTTMFPVFLGHAPSGASIRQITHYGQGIKFGTFSRYHHGHRKNLVTYGRVDPPPTTWT, encoded by the exons ATGTGTCAAAGTTTGCTGGTGTTACCATTTTTACTAGCGGTGGTAACGGCCGGACGGTCACCACATGCTGATTTGGTGGACAAACTTGAACGGAGTCCGGAAGGTGGGAGATATTCTTCCAATATTTTTGAAGATGGGAGACTTGATCTG GAAAGTGTGATCAGAAAATACCAGTACCCCTACGAATCTCACCACGTAGTGACAGAAGATGGATATATCTTAGGAGCTGTCCGTATCCCACATGGAAGGGATCAGAATAACCAGCCAGGATCCAAGACAGTGGTCCTGATATTGCACGGTCTCCTCTCATCTTGTGCTGACTTCGTGCTATTAGGACCTGGTCAAGCGTTAG CTTACATGCTCGCCGAAGAAGGATACGACGTATGGCTCCTAAACTCCCGAGGCAACTTCCACTCCAGAAATCACACAACTTTGGACCCAAATAGACGAGGGGACATCTCATTCTGGAACTTCAGTTGGGACGAGATGGGCCGATATGACATCCCAGCATACCTCGATTATATCTTAGAGCTCACGGGCCAAGAGAAGGTCCACTACATCGGTCATTCTCAAGGGTCTACTTCGTTCTTAGTGGCCATGTCAATGAGACCTGAGTATAATGAGAAAATAATATCTTTCCAAGGACTCGCTCCGGCTGCGTTCTTTTACAATAATAGGAATCCGTTCTATCTGAACATTGCTCCGTTTGAACGGGTTTTAGAA TCTCTCGCCAATCAGATAGGCATCTATGAAGTATTGGGCAGAAACGACGTGTTAACGCCAATCCTCATGCAAATCTGCCGAGACGGGATCGCCACACAAGCTTTGTGCAGGCTGCTTATCCAATATGACAAGAGTGAAGGTGTTTTCAATACG ACAATGTTCCCAGTATTCCTCGGTCACGCCCCGTCTGGCGCATCTATCCGCCAGATCACCCACTATGGCCAAGGCATCAAATTCGGCACTTTCAGCCGCTATCACCACGGCCACCGCAAGAATCTAGTGACCTACGGCAGAGTAGACCCTCCCCCTACAACTTGGACCTGA